The genomic segment CGTGTAGACCTGCACGCCGTCGCGTTCCTCGTCGAGCTGCAGGCCAAGACCCGTCGCGATCGCCACGGAGGCAGCATTCCCGGGGCGGACGGCGGCGCGCAGTTCGGCGTCGCGGTCGATCAGCTGCAAGGCGGCGATCCCGGCGCGGGCCATCTCCTCGGCATAGCCCTGCCCCTGCGCCTCCGGGGCGAAGCGGTAGTACAGGCTCCACGCGCCATCGGGCAGTTCCTTGCTGCGACGCACGCCGCCGACGCCGATCGGGGCGTCGTGGAGGCTGTCGCGCACCAGCCAGTAGCCCAGGCCGTCGTTGAGCCAGTGCTCAACATTCGCCTGGATGCCGGCCATGTGGCGCTCCATCGGCACCTCCGGCAGGTCCGGTGCCGTGTAGAGCCGCGCCCAGTCATCCAGGTCGTCGGGACCGACAGGGACCAGGGTGAGCCGCTCTGTGTGCGTGATCGGGAAGCGACGGGTGAAGTCGAACTCGCCGCGCGGCTCGCGCACCAGGCAGCGCCACTCGTCGGGATCGACGTCGGGGAAGGTGATCTCACCCGGTGCCTCGTCGTGCACCTCGGTGATGTCCAGCTCCGTGAGGTAGTCCCACATGT from the Luteococcus japonicus genome contains:
- a CDS encoding GNAT family N-acetyltransferase; translation: MTHTERLTLVPVGPDDLDDWARLYTAPDLPEVPMERHMAGIQANVEHWLNDGLGYWLVRDSLHDAPIGVGGVRRSKELPDGAWSLYYRFAPEAQGQGYAEEMARAGIAALQLIDRDAELRAAVRPGNAASVAIATGLGLQLDEERDGVQVYTRKVSEL